In the genome of Streptomyces sp. 846.5, the window CCACCGTGCCGTCCAAGAGGCCAATGTCGTCCAGGAGCAGCAGGCCGAGCGGATCCGCCTGTTCGAGTCGGCCATCATCCCGGGCCTGTTCCAGATCAGCGACTATGCCCGTGCGGTGCTGACGGACGTCTCCGAGAGGCATGGGTCGCCCCGTGACGTCGATGCCGGGGTGCAGGCACGGCTGAAGCGGCAGGAGATCCTCTACCAGCCGGGACACCACGTAGAGGCCCTGATCTGGGAGCCGGCCCTGATGACGGTCCGGTGCTCGATCGATGCGATGACCGCCCAACTCGACCGGCTGATCGGGTTCATGGACCTCAGCAGCGTCACCCTTGGCATCGTGCCGCTCGGGGTGCGGACGCCGTTCTCGCCGAAGGGCGGCTTCTGGATCATTGATGACGTCTTGGTCGTAGCGGACACCTGGTCCGCGGAGATGTGGCTCGACGCTCCGGACGACCTCGCGCTGTACCGGACGATTTTTCAACAGCTTGCCGACGCCGCCGTGTACGGGAGAGCGGCGCAACGGCTGATTGCCCGAGCCCGGACGGTTCTCGAAGCGCCGTAAGCATCATCGCGAAGCACAGCGAGGGCGATTCGAATCATCGTGAATCACTCCACCGATGGAGAATCAGCCGCCCCTACCGTCAGTCACATGGCGGACACAGCGTTCCTCCCCTCGCTAGCGCTCCCGGTCGATGACCTGGTGTTAGCGCGTCTGCACGGCCTCGCCTGCATCGCCTGCGGCAGGGCCGGGGTGCCGTTGAGTCCCGCCGGCCACGTGTACACCTGCGACGGCAGCGGGGGCCTTCTGGGCTGGCCGGTGGCCGCCTGCCCCGAGCACCGGGCGGACCCATGCAGCCACTGACCACACCGGCACCGAGACGACTTCCGCATCCGTGGGACCTGCACGTCGAGCAGTGTCGTGGCCTGCGCTGCGTGTGGTGCAAGACGACCCTCGGGGACGTGCGCATACCTGCCGGGACCACCGAGAGCGTCCACCAGTACGGGTCAGCGCCGGCGCGGGTCGTGCAGTTCCGCGTGTTCTCCTGCCCGCTCTGCGCCGAGGAAGGCCCGTCATGACCGAGCACGAAGCCGAGCAGTTGCCGACCACAGAACCGGAAGGGCGTGCGGAGGTTGCCACACCCGAGATGCCGCGCGCCGAGATGGTGCCCGTCCCCGTCGCCACGTCCAGGTTCCGGGACGTGGCCAGCGACCTGCAGTGCGCCGCCCAGGCCGTGCGCTACGTCGAGGTCGTAGGCGTCCAGGCGGACATCGCCACCACTCTGCAGTTGGCCGTCGTGGTCACGGGCAGCACCCCGGCGCAGGCGCTGACGGCCGCGGCGGCGTTCGCCCGCGAGTCCCCGATGGCGGAGTACGAGCTGGCCGAGGCGGTCGAGGCTGCCTTTCGCGAGCATCCCGACGCGGAGATATACCTGAGCTTCCCCGGCCTCGGCGTCCCCTTCCGTGGCGCGGGGGGCGTTCAGGTGGACCATGCGCATGTCCGGGTCCGGCTGCGGCTGCATGCCCCTGCGGCGGTCCGACGGCTTCGCGGGTATCGGGGTGGTGGGGGCGATGCTGGCGCAGTCCTGGGCCAGCAGGCGCCAGAACGCGAACATGTAGCGGCGGGTGAAGTCCCCCAGTGTGTCCTGGACGACCTGCCCGGCCGTCCACTCCCCCATCGCGGACGGCGCCTGCTGGACGGTGTTGTGGCGCAGGGCGGCGTTCATCCGGTTGACCTCGTCCGAGGTCGCTCTGTGACGCGTCCTCCGCGCCGTCGCATTCAACTGCCGGGGTGTTGACCGCGA includes:
- a CDS encoding helix-turn-helix transcriptional regulator → MNDFQQARIALGARLREMRAEAGLSGRDLAARLGWPQSRISKLETGRQTATAADLEAWAKGTGHPGDAGELKGRLLALETSIRSWKRTLAGGHRAVQEANVVQEQQAERIRLFESAIIPGLFQISDYARAVLTDVSERHGSPRDVDAGVQARLKRQEILYQPGHHVEALIWEPALMTVRCSIDAMTAQLDRLIGFMDLSSVTLGIVPLGVRTPFSPKGGFWIIDDVLVVADTWSAEMWLDAPDDLALYRTIFQQLADAAVYGRAAQRLIARARTVLEAP